The bacterium genome includes a region encoding these proteins:
- a CDS encoding HEAT repeat domain-containing protein, which yields MTTSIRDFLIELYQEYLEEASFLYEQRLALFEDPEITWQDIGDFEQRFEPHIDGLVVGGELALEICQLRAREGDFGELHAAVIVFCRQNRKDLVRQVLKELDPEDAEKMKAVSDALKYEIPTEWQDEFLRMISEDESWPENKRELIPIIASLAGYRRLKAGTGILLAALRVTPADSLPEVIRALGRLGEQSARLLLLPYLHHEDESVSSAAALALLRLGEQQAINCCSGHAPSKGRPLISTALGGGRSSVQVLLEMARTGQTGADCLIGLGLLGDISALPTLLVYLGHPEAAESAALALHLITGAQLYEEVFVPDEIDPDELFEGELENLSQGKVPTRPDGKPFGTTITRISLNPEVWQKWWTQNRSRFSPQIRYRNGQPYSPACLLANLESEQSPHKIRQFAYEELVIRYGLDLPFETDMPVIRQKQALASCAQWVENNNSRFREGQWYFAGQIIP from the coding sequence ATGACCACATCTATCCGGGATTTTTTAATCGAACTTTATCAGGAGTACCTGGAGGAGGCATCTTTCCTCTATGAGCAGCGGCTTGCACTTTTTGAAGATCCTGAAATCACCTGGCAGGATATCGGTGATTTCGAGCAGCGCTTCGAACCGCATATTGATGGCCTGGTAGTCGGGGGAGAACTGGCTCTGGAAATCTGCCAACTACGGGCGAGGGAAGGAGACTTTGGAGAACTTCATGCCGCAGTGATTGTTTTCTGCCGACAGAATCGCAAAGACCTGGTCCGGCAGGTGCTGAAAGAGCTCGATCCGGAGGATGCCGAAAAGATGAAAGCCGTAAGCGATGCCCTCAAGTACGAGATTCCGACAGAGTGGCAGGATGAATTCCTGCGGATGATCTCGGAAGATGAAAGCTGGCCGGAGAATAAGAGAGAACTGATCCCGATCATAGCCAGCCTTGCCGGGTATCGGCGACTGAAGGCAGGAACGGGAATTCTGCTGGCGGCACTCAGGGTCACTCCTGCTGATTCCCTGCCGGAAGTTATCCGGGCACTTGGCCGGTTGGGTGAACAAAGTGCCCGGCTACTGCTTTTACCATATTTGCATCATGAAGATGAATCGGTCTCTTCGGCTGCCGCGCTTGCACTGCTGCGCCTTGGCGAGCAGCAGGCAATAAATTGCTGTTCGGGCCATGCCCCGTCCAAAGGCCGGCCGCTTATTTCGACAGCTCTGGGTGGCGGACGCTCATCAGTTCAGGTTCTTCTGGAAATGGCCAGAACCGGCCAGACAGGGGCCGATTGTCTCATCGGCCTGGGTTTGTTAGGAGATATTTCCGCCTTGCCAACATTGCTAGTTTATCTTGGCCATCCCGAAGCTGCCGAATCCGCGGCCCTGGCACTTCATCTCATCACTGGTGCACAGCTTTACGAAGAAGTCTTTGTCCCCGATGAGATTGACCCGGATGAGTTGTTTGAAGGGGAGCTTGAGAATCTATCCCAGGGCAAGGTCCCGACCAGGCCTGATGGAAAACCTTTTGGCACCACGATTACCCGCATCTCCCTGAATCCCGAAGTCTGGCAGAAGTGGTGGACCCAAAACAGATCGCGCTTTTCCCCGCAAATCCGCTATCGCAATGGCCAGCCTTATTCACCAGCCTGTCTTCTGGCTAATCTGGAGTCTGAGCAAAGTCCGCATAAGATACGACAATTTGCTTATGAAGAGCTGGTTATCCGCTATGGGCTCGATCTCCCCTTTGAAACCGATATGCCCGTAATCCGGCAAAAACAAGCTCTGGCCTCCTGCGCCCAGTGGGTCGAAAACAATAACAGCCGCTTTCGTGAAGGGCAATGGTATTTTGCCGGACAGATAATACCATAA
- a CDS encoding Imm49 family immunity protein, translated as MKLEEYGEPLAYEIAFWMQGLTNPEYPVEELGRLSLELSDKFRALAIIVLLVKGDSDLFYHNLIRSGRARLIYLQRLKSEGIGQDHHQASGRYEPLLDAIAAGDFELAHRIIELSPAEWQKGHEYEDDYCYAQVLHRLVQEPVPEQEIPPLFKQFEAYLEGQPSARLDVCRAIVEQDQPAFDEAFADLLDDREAQIAANKARGQLEEPSVVAQRQVFIEGLALLRLAGRRGLATQPDYRYCPSLARIPMKTPFPGE; from the coding sequence ATGAAACTTGAAGAATACGGCGAACCTTTGGCCTATGAGATAGCCTTCTGGATGCAGGGGCTGACCAATCCCGAATACCCGGTCGAGGAGCTTGGACGGTTGAGCCTGGAGCTTTCAGACAAGTTTCGTGCGCTCGCCATCATTGTTCTCCTGGTCAAAGGTGATAGCGACCTTTTTTACCACAATCTGATCCGCAGCGGAAGGGCTCGCCTGATTTACCTCCAGAGGCTGAAAAGCGAAGGGATCGGGCAGGATCACCACCAGGCATCAGGGCGCTATGAGCCGCTGCTCGATGCAATAGCAGCCGGTGATTTTGAATTGGCGCATCGTATCATCGAGCTTTCACCTGCCGAATGGCAAAAGGGGCACGAGTACGAGGATGACTATTGTTATGCCCAGGTCCTGCACAGGCTCGTTCAGGAACCTGTTCCCGAACAGGAGATTCCGCCGTTATTCAAACAGTTTGAAGCCTACCTGGAAGGGCAGCCGAGTGCACGGCTGGATGTATGCCGGGCGATCGTGGAACAGGATCAGCCGGCCTTTGATGAAGCCTTTGCCGATCTGCTCGACGATCGTGAGGCCCAGATTGCCGCGAATAAAGCCCGTGGTCAGTTGGAAGAGCCCTCCGTTGTTGCTCAGCGGCAGGTGTTCATTGAGGGGTTGGCTCTTTTGCGGCTTGCCGGACGGCGTGGGCTGGCTACACAGCCGGACTATCGCTATTGCCCTTCCCTGGCCAGGATACCAATGAAGACACCATTTCCCGGTGAATAG
- a CDS encoding DUF2169 domain-containing protein, translating into MSHPAIENTTPFAFEPLFLADEEGRPLLVLVVKATYCIRGGSLLSLAEKQVPVNLSGEYWGDPQISSYKYEPETAFIKPATDIILIGHAYAPASGAREVNVGLRVGPVEKGVRVIGDRYWVKSFGLVSMTKPAPFDRIPLIYERAFGGWDRSHPNPERHSFEPRNPVGTGYRDKQGIFEEGIRLPNLEDPRHLIKSCKDKPPPAGFGFTSPNWQPRAGLAGTYDEVWMKQRMPLLPQDFDRRYFNAAPADQIAAGFLRGDEPVVVVNASPGGRMAFNLPGISPVRCRVELRNRRTEHLQTRLDTVIINTDENVLFLIWRASLRVKNGPQDVIALEVQTEGKDSALLNN; encoded by the coding sequence ATGAGTCACCCTGCAATAGAGAATACAACACCTTTTGCCTTTGAGCCATTGTTTCTCGCGGACGAGGAGGGGCGGCCGCTCCTTGTTCTGGTGGTGAAGGCAACTTATTGCATCAGGGGAGGATCACTGCTGTCACTGGCGGAGAAGCAGGTCCCTGTCAACCTTTCCGGCGAATATTGGGGTGATCCGCAAATCTCCAGTTATAAGTACGAGCCGGAAACCGCTTTTATCAAACCTGCCACTGACATTATCCTGATTGGCCATGCCTATGCACCGGCATCAGGTGCCAGAGAGGTAAATGTGGGCTTACGTGTCGGGCCAGTGGAGAAGGGAGTGAGGGTTATCGGCGACAGGTATTGGGTCAAGTCTTTTGGCCTTGTCTCCATGACCAAACCCGCACCCTTTGATCGCATACCCCTGATCTATGAGCGGGCCTTTGGGGGATGGGACCGCAGCCACCCGAATCCGGAGCGGCACAGTTTTGAGCCTCGAAATCCCGTAGGGACCGGGTATCGTGACAAACAGGGAATATTTGAAGAAGGAATCCGGCTTCCGAATCTCGAGGACCCGCGACACCTCATCAAGAGCTGCAAGGATAAACCTCCGCCGGCCGGATTTGGCTTTACTTCGCCGAATTGGCAGCCCAGGGCCGGTTTGGCGGGAACTTACGATGAGGTCTGGATGAAGCAAAGGATGCCGCTGCTTCCGCAGGATTTTGACAGGAGATACTTCAATGCCGCCCCGGCGGATCAGATAGCTGCGGGGTTCCTTAGGGGTGACGAGCCGGTGGTGGTTGTGAATGCTTCACCAGGTGGCAGGATGGCTTTCAATCTGCCGGGGATATCGCCAGTGCGATGCCGCGTGGAGCTGCGAAACCGCAGGACCGAACATCTGCAAACCCGGCTTGATACGGTCATTATCAACACTGATGAAAATGTGCTTTTCCTGATCTGGCGAGCCAGCCTGAGAGTAAAAAACGGCCCTCAGGATGTTATTGCTCTTGAGGTACAGACAGAGGGTAAAGATTCAGCCCTCCTGAACAACTGA